Proteins encoded in a region of the Triticum dicoccoides isolate Atlit2015 ecotype Zavitan chromosome 3A, WEW_v2.0, whole genome shotgun sequence genome:
- the LOC119270606 gene encoding 3-oxo-Delta(4,5)-steroid 5-beta-reductase-like, whose product MSWWWAGAVGAVKKRQDERAAAAEPTFQSVALILGSTGIVGTSLLDILPRDDTPGGPWKVYAVSRRAPPGWSTPPPSPAVTHLQLDLADPAAVRDALTPLTDVTHVFYAAWSSHETEDRNREVNAGMLRNVLSVVVPGCPALAHVCLQTGRKHYVGPFDVIGKIPAPDPPYTEDMPRLDHPNFYYDLEDVLFDHVSGRDGAVTWSVHRPTVIFGFSPRSAMNVVGSLCVYAAICRKEGATLRWPGCKVAWEGFTDASDADLVAEHEIWAAVDPFAKNEAFNCSNGDVFKWKQLWPLLADRFGVEWAGYEGEDSRFALADAMAGKEAVWTEIIQENELVTTELEEITSWWFVDAMLSIDIEHLDNMNKSKEHGFLGFRNTVNSFNAWIDKMKASKVVP is encoded by the coding sequence ATGAGCTGGTGGTGGGCGGGCGCGGTGGGCGCGGTCAAGAAGCGGCAGgacgagcgggcggcggcggccgagccCACCTTCCAGAGCGTGGCGCTCATCCTCGGCTCCACGGGGATCGTCGGCACCTCCCTCCTCGACATCCTCCCGCGGGACGACACCCCGGGCGGGCCCTGGAAGGTGTACGCCGTCTCCCGCCGCGCGCCGCCGGGCTGGTCCACCCCGCCGCCGTCCCCGGCCGTCACGCACCTCCAGCTCGACCTCGCCGACCCGGCCGCCGTCAGGGACGCCCTGACGCCGCTCACAGACGTCACCCACGTCTTCTACGCCGCGTGGTCCAGCCACGAGACCGAGGACCGCAACCGGGAGGTCAACGCCGGCATGCTCCGCAACGTGCTCTCCGTGGTTGTGCCCGGCTGCCCCGCGCTCGCCCACGTCTGCCTCCAGACCGGCCGCAAGCACTACGTCGGCCCGTTTGATGTCATCGGCAAGATCCCGGCCCCCGACCCGCCGTACACCGAGGACATGCCCCGGTTGGATCACCCCAACTTCTACTACGACCTGGAGGACGTCCTCTTCGACCACGTCTCCGGCCGCGACGGCGCCGTCACCTGGTCCGTGCACCGCCCCACCGTCATCTTCGGCTTCTCCCCCCGCAGCGCCATGAACGTGGTCGGCAGCCTGTGCGTATACGCCGCCATCTGCCGCAAGGAGGGCGCCACGCTGCGGTGGCCCGGCTGCAAGGTCGCCTGGGAGGGCTTCACCGACGCCTCCGACGCCGACCTTGTCGCTGAGCATGAGATCTGGGCGGCCGTCGACCCGTTTGCCAAGAACGAGGCTTTCAATTGCAGCAATGGGGATGTGTTCAAGTGGAAGCAACTCTGGCCGCTGCTGGCCGACCGCTTCGGGGTGGAGTGGGCAGGGTATGAGGGAGAGGACAGCCGGTTTGCGCTCGCGGATGCCATGGCTGGGAAGGAGGCGGTGTGGACGGAGATCATCCAGGAGAACGAGCTTGTCACCACGGAGCTCGAGGAGATCACCAGTTGGTGGTTTGTCGATGCCATGCTCAGTATCGACATTGAGCATTTGGACAACATGAACAAGAGCAAGGAGCATGGGTTCCTCGGCTTCCGTAACACCGTCAACTCCTTCAATGCTTGGATCGATAAGATGAAGGCTTCCAAGGTTGTTCCTTGA